The region GGTGCTGTCATTGATCAAAAGGGTGGAATTATAAACTCAACTCCATTACATTGGGCAGTCAGGTAACAGTTAAGGAATTCAAGCTaagaatcaaacaaaatcTTCTTGTCATTGTTACCCCctgtaaaaatggttaattgaATCCTCATTCTGTAGCAACAGTATTATTGATATTGTATTTTTGGCTTTTATTTCAGGCAAGGTCACCTTGAAATGGTTGTTTTCCTGATGAAACATGGTGCAGATCCTTCCTCCGTTGACATTGAAGGTAAATAACTTACTTTACAACATTTCTATTTTCTGATTTACCGGTATTTATTATGATTTTGACTCcattcaattttgtttgtttgtttgttttttctttcaggttgCAGTTGTTTGCATGTTGCTGTGCAGTATAGCCAAATGGCAATTGTGgcttatttaatttcaaaagGAATGGTTAGTCACGCTTGATACCAACATTAATATTAGTatttaagttaatttttgGTAAACTGTTGTTAAAGGAATCATTGATCATCTTCAATAATGGCTGCCAATAGCTAATTATCGTTTTTCTCCGCATGCATGCTTGTCTTCCCTAACTTTGTAGCATGAACAAAATTCTGAAGAATGTTTGCTTCAAATTGAGACTAGTAGAGATGATTAGcaccaaaattattgttaatttataGGCTACCTTTTAATTATTACAGTACTGTATGagttttaattattatgaGTTTCCTGAAAGCTCAGGTTAGGGTTTGTGTCCAAGGGACCAATTGTACCAAGTGCTCCTCCATACGGGTGTTCGGTCTATTTGATACAACACGAACAATACACAAAAGCCTATCTTGGTATTTAAAAGGAAGGTCAAGGAGACACTTTGTTAGGCTTATTAAAGATGCAGGCATCTAATTGAGTGCAATCCTAGACTTGGCTGTAGTCGTATTTTGGTTTGGAATGctttaaattgaattttgtgCATTACCAGTACTTTGCGTGAGGACACGTAAATAACGGTAATGATTTTCATATTAATGTGTTTatatgattatttttattattgctaAATCATAATTACATTGTCATCCCAAAAATTCAGTTAGTGAAGTGAATGTGCATTGATTATTAGAGTTGGTGGTGATGATAAAtaatttcttgtttaattATTGTAGTCATCAGGGAATGGTTTATGTTACAGCTGCATTTATTGCTTGGTTAAGATGTAGGAATTTTCAGTGCTTATGTTAGGcctgttaaaaaataaaagtgtttttttttttacgtagGATGTCGATCACCTTGATAGGAATGGGATGTCTCCACTTATGTGGGCATCATACAGGTGCTTTGGGTAAGTAAACAAGTTCAAGGATGCTGCTATGGTTGGTGATTTTAGGTGAATCCCTCTTTATGAAATGGGCACAAGATGGAATGGAACATCACCGTAAAAAAGATGGAAGTTGTAAAACACCATGAAATTAAACCCCAGATAGTTTACAATGCACGCACATGACATACTGGCACAACAATGCTAAAGAAATGCATGGATGGATAAAAGAGACAAGATCAAAGGACGttgcctttgaaaaagaaatgcttTTGGAGTTTATGACAACTTATAGCTTTCTTCTGTGGAAGTGATTTTGTTTACTACCATCTTGTTtattgtaaaggaaaatttttgtgaccattttccatgaagCACCAAAATTTTATATCGGATTAGTTAGTAGGGAGAACAGGATTATGATGCTGATGCTTCAATCTTTATCGATTGTAATACACCCTGACAAAGGGCTAGGCACAAAAAAACAGCATCCTTGCAACCGCTTTTATAGTGGAAATCTCACCCTGCCAACTGGCttcataccaaattttcatgatgAATCATGGCTGTGCTCAGTGTTTTGACCATTTCTGTCTTTGTTCACTGTAGTCTGGAATTAACAAGAATGCTTTTAACAATGAAGGCAACAGTTCCACTGGCTGATAAATGTCATAAAAATACAGGTAAGCTCTTAACCTCAGACTGCTACCATTATTCACTGATGAAGCCAAGTCCGTCCCATGAAtgattttcttccttttagGGATTAACTCCTTCTTAGGATATGATCAGTTCTGAGGAGAATACACTTTTGGACTTCTTGTATCTTGATGTTTCCAGGGATTTTgctgatttatttttcctttctttcttgacCAGACTCATTACCACTCGTATTGTTATGGTCTTCATTTccatgtattattattttattattattattattattattattattattattattattattattattattattattattattattattatcattattattgttattagtttccttattatcattattgtattcattagtattattattatcatgtttttgttattcaCCGGTGTTGAGGTCCGTGCTGGGAAAACATTGCCCTCTCGGCCATACTTGAAACCCAGGGCATAGTTAAcaaataattgaatttttctcatttccGAGTGAAGAAATTGATGAGGCGATGATAGACTCACGTTCCTTGTTGTTTAATCCGGACTACAAGATcttaacaaatcaaatttaaggaTTTGGGTCTCGAGCCACCGAGAAAAATATTTCCGCTTTTCTGCCCTCCACTGCGTACTGCGTCTAAAAGCGTGCGATTGCTCGACTCTTAATGCGAGCCGTGACTTATCCTTTTTATCCTATTTTATACCGACAGCTTTGCATTGGGCAGTGATATCAAATAATCACAATGTTATTAGAACTCTCCTAAAAGCTGGAGCAAGCATGGATGTGTTAAATGCTGAGGTAACCAGGGAAGGGCTTATCAACATTTCTTTCGCTATATCGGGTTTGACGGTGAAAAGTTCTTCCCATCTCGCTTTCAAAAAAGCATAAATTCTGATATAGGCAAAGTTTCCATAAAACAAATTAGCGCAAACGGTATAAAATATAGCATTGAACGTTATGTATGCTAACTTGGttaattttgcaaaatgcGTCAAAGAAATGGAAATCCTTAAAAAACAATGGAcagaaccagtttttctgagcACCTGCAGCAAACCATTGTTTTGACGAAAACCGCTTGTCAGTAACCTGGCTCAGGTCTTTGTCATTCAAGGACTTCATAAAGAAATGTATCAAAGTACGTGCGGCACGCAGCACGACTATCTTACCCCACTCCCCCAGTGtaatcgtttttgtttttgctgttgtttttggtactgttgttgtttggggggaggggggtcgTTTTGCGACTAGAGACGAAATTTGAGGCGCAAAACGAGAAGAAGTCTTAACTCATGTGTTGGGGAAAAAAGTTTGACCTTCCATTTACAAAGTGAACGTTGCGATTTTACGACTAACATGAAAAGTACCCAAGACCAAACAAGTTAGTAGCTTGTATCTGTCGCAATTTTCAGTCCCGCATAAAGCCCCTGTTGCACTCGTCAATTCGAAGATCATGTCTCCcaattttgttgcaatttAAGTTGCACAAAGAATTACCTAGTGTAACATACCCCACTACAGGCATTCCTCGcaaattttttgttgctgCAATCGTTGTACAACGCATCGACTTTGTACAATGCATCTCGCAAcgctgcaaaaatgtttttcaaacgTCAAGTGAAAGTCGTGAATTACCTTGTGGCATTTTCGTTTGCACAAGCAATTCCGTTCATCGTTGCCATTTGGGAGTAAAGGTTGAACACAAAGATAACCTGGTAGCCTGGTAGCTTAAGTTAACCCGAGTCGTAGAGTCCTAAGTGTTCTCGTTCTTGTATTTGCTAGATCATTAGAGATTTAAAACTTTTCTTTACCAGGGCCAATCACCTCTTGCCTTGGCGAAACAAAAGAAGAGCAGATGGATATTAATGCAGATGCAGTTGATGTTGGTTGATAAAGGACAAGGCAAACCAGCCTTTTTACACACATTGACTAACGACAAGGTCAGAGTCGTAGAGATCGCAAAGGCCCGCTTATACCTGCGATATTCGTTAGTTAAAAATTCCTCTGTGCGTGATTTGTTGCAAGGGTTCCGAACTTGCACGAAAGCTGCTGTAACTTAAGCGCGACAAAAATTGCTGCGAGAGGAATCGCAGATGTAAATTGACGGGCCTTAACTGCCCCTCAAACGTTAGAACCAATACTGATGTTTTTTCCTTGCCGGGCGTGTgcaggagaaaaagaaactgatttttttcaagaaaaattgtaGCTTTTCGATTCGACCAACGTTTTGGTGAACTGGTTTTGGTTTCAGGTTGCGCAGCGATATGTCCAGATTGGAATGCCTTTCTTCCTGTTATTCGCGGTTGGTGCAGTTCTGGAGTATTCGTCGTCATGGTTCGTTATGCTGCCTCTTCTATGCGCCGTAGGAATTACGACTTATTATATGCTATTGTAAGTTGTCTGCGTTGCTCTAATCCTTCGTAATTAATATAGATTGGATTTCAAGCGCTTTCCATTATTTAgagcttgtttgtttttagcgTGATACTATCAAAAGGTTTGTAGGGTGGTTTTGGATGTTACATTAACCTAAAAGTGGGTAACCTGTGGTCAGCAGTCGACCTCAAAAATAAGATACCGTGAGAATGGACCTCGGGGCCATCGGTCGGCACAAACTCAGTAAAAACTGATTAATTTTAATAGTCGCCCTAAGTAGAGTAATCCAAGACGGTCATGGACACCGGTATCCCCTTCAAGGTGTTACCCCACCCCCCTCCCTTTAGTGGATTCTGTTCCccattttgtgttttctggATTTTTCCTTAGTGCATGCATTCCGATTTCTCTCACTTGATTCTGGGTTCTCCCCCAATTTATTCCGGCTTTCCCCTTACTTGTGGATTCAGGATTCCCCCAAGCGCATTTCAGTTTACCCCTCTGTGGATTCCGGAtgccggattccggattctaAAGTCTAGACTTTAGCGGGTTTTCTAGTCCAAAGCCTTGGATTCCTCTAGCAAAAACTACTTGAATTCGTGAATCCGGATTACCGTTCTTGGGGCGAAATAATTTggtaattattgatttttttttcctgctatTGTTGTATCGCAGATTGTTCTCTTTACActataatgataacaataccACGGTGTTTGGTTGGACTCTTGCCACCAAAGCGTTTCTTTACTACAACATTTTTACGGTCCACTTGTACTATATCCTTTCCAACGTTTTGTGAATGTTATATTGCATTTAGTCAGTTAGTCTACTGACTCAGTTTTAGTCCATACAGTCATTAGAGTGTTCATTAACCCGTCCACACCACACACCCGGATATTTTGGAAAAGAGGAATCTTTTTTCCCTCAGTGTCCGTGGAACAAATCTACGTTGCGGCTTTGCATCGCATTTTCCTGAAAGCGCTAACTTCGACCATGCGCTACATCTACATCTACATCTCCACTTTATTGAGTCGGTAAAAATCGTAAGATTTCTCATAAACTATTAAAAAGCTTCGCTTCCAACCGATTGCAATAAATCTTCGTGTACTTGTGCCTACTTAAAAGATCGTTGAATGCAAACTTCTTGCCTCTGTCGATGATTGTGGACGGAAGGTTTGTAAGCTTCGGCTGCTGTTGTgcgtttctttctttgtttcttgtgcTTTTTTCGGTCGGTCTTTAGCCGTTTTGATTTGTTCATTTAATTTTCTATGCCAGTGGCGATTGGCTCGTTTTGTACTTTGAGAAGTTATCACTTCAAGTTATCCTTGCGTGGTTTTGAGCCCAGGTTTAAGCTGTCGTACCCTCTGTGATGTAAATCAGAGATAAAATTGAGACAagaaatatttgttgttttcagaatATTTAATGGCCTTCATCTCTCCACCACCGTACCACTTGGTCTCTATTTAGCTACCAAAGCATTTATGTATAGCACGTGGTTCGTCTTTTTCTGGCCCTATATCCTTTCGCCAACGCTTGATGCTTCAAACATGGGCATGGTCTGCTTCGGGCTGTATGTATGCTAACACCAAATGCCTCCCTCAGAAGGAACGCAGAAGTTTTTGAGTCACGAATGGCATCCGCAAGTGAGCCGACCATGTAGACCAGAGTCAAAATTTTCACTTCCAgtttccgtccgtggctcaaaacgtcgcttgcttaagaTTTCTATAGTTACTTTTGTCTCTTTCACTAGTATCTACACTATTGATTTTCTTGATTATAAATTGACCATGATTGCGACTGGCACCTCCAAAATCAATACGAATCATCTCAATCCTAAATAGGGCAATCATGAAACTTAAGCATCGCTATGGAAGTGTTTGTATTCCTCCATTtctttattcatttgttttgttttgtttttttcaccgAGAGATTTCTAATAAGCGCTTCATTCAAATCTGAGCTGGCTGGATTTTAGTGCAAGTGCAAAATCGTTCATCAGCAATCGGCCTCTaatccttgtttttgttttttttctgggggggggggggttgttttgttttctttgtttgttcttgtcgtttgtgtgttttatttatttatttgttttgtcatttcttttcaaatttgctCTCGTTTTTTACAtccaaactgaaaattaaataGAGACCTCAAACGGAACATGACCTGAAAGTGTCGGATTTTATTGGAATTTAATTGTCGGAATCCTCGTATTGATCTCTCGCTTAGTTGATTTGTTTCTCCTTTTGTTTAACACTTgtgaatttttaaataaagttgtgaATGTGtatgaatgtttttttccttaaccATTTCCTACATATAAACACTTCATTCATCTTAacacttttctttgttaacACCGTTGGCCTTTTCTACTGCTTCTACAAGGCTTGGAAGGTAGATCCAGGGCTCATTCATATAACAGCAACCGAACAGTACAAGGTAAGCCACTGGGAGGTGGTATTGGCGAGGGAAATAACCTTCCATCATTGTTAGGTATATCGCGAGTAGTCTCAAATTTACGcgagaaacaaaatgttggaaaaaaaaaacacttataCGCGCGAGAGTCGAATGACACGCGAGTCTTTCGAGCCTCGCACGCGTCCGCTCCTTTATGTCATGTC is a window of Acropora palmata chromosome 11, jaAcrPala1.3, whole genome shotgun sequence DNA encoding:
- the LOC141897208 gene encoding palmitoyltransferase ZDHHC17-like isoform X3, with the protein product MAAAFLETGKEGNTMESKLYPTQPHVPQHQQYNSPVQQPDYSQFDLVRATQYGAFDRCMELIENEGVDVNTLDKENVSVLHWAAINNRIRIAEYFVSKGAVIDQKGGIINSTPLHWAVRQGHLEMVVFLMKHGADPSSVDIEGCSCLHVAVQYSQMAIVAYLISKGMDVDHLDRNGMSPLMWASYRCFGLELTRMLLTMKATVPLADKCHKNTALHWAVISNNHNVIRTLLKAGASMDVLNAEGQSPLALAKQKKSRWILMQMQLMLVDKGQGKPAFLHTLTNDKVAQRYVQIGMPFFLLFAVGAVLEYSSSWFVMLPLLCAVGITTYYMLLIFNGLHLSTTVPLGLYLATKAFMYSTWFVFFWPYINTSFILTLFFVNTVGLFYCFYKAWKVDPGLIHITATEQYKTIIELVEKNAFNSNRFCSTCLIKKPIRSKHCSVCDRCVAKFDHHCPWVENCVGDGNHVYFFWYLFFLFGMILWYIYGGTVYYVMACGSYPYGGWNILIRGVTCAPWMSWGYVNALFHLMWVSTLLVCQFYQIFWLGMTTNERLNMSRYHHFTDNYGAMQTPFSRGLLGNIADFMNINLCGLARPLQVDWHRQYDANLNRAQKTI
- the LOC141897208 gene encoding palmitoyltransferase ZDHHC17-like isoform X1; translation: MAAAFLETGKEGNTMESKLYPTQPHVPQHQQYNSPVQQPDYSQFDLVRATQYGAFDRCMELIENEGVDVNTLDKENVSVLHWAAINNRIRIAEYFVSKGAVIDQKGGIINSTPLHWAVRQGHLEMVVFLMKHGADPSSVDIEGCSCLHVAVQYSQMAIVAYLISKGMDVDHLDRNGMSPLMWASYRCFGLELTRMLLTMKATVPLADKCHKNTALHWAVISNNHNVIRTLLKAGASMDVLNAEGQSPLALAKQKKSRWILMQMQLMLVDKGQGKPAFLHTLTNDKVAQRYVQIGMPFFLLFAVGAVLEYSSSWFVMLPLLCAVGITTYYMLLLFSLHYNDNNTTVFGWTLATKAFLYYNIFTVHLYYINTSFILTLFFVNTVGLFYCFYKAWKVDPGLIHITATEQYKTIIELVEKNAFNSNRFCSTCLIKKPIRSKHCSVCDRCVAKFDHHCPWVENCVGDGNHVYFFWYLFFLFGMILWYIYGGTVYYVMACGSYPYGGWNILIRGVTCAPWMSWGYVNALFHLMWVSTLLVCQFYQIFWLGMTTNERLNMSRYHHFTDNYGAMQTPFSRGLLGNIADFMNINLCGLARPLQVDWHRQYDANLNRAQKTI
- the LOC141897208 gene encoding palmitoyltransferase ZDHHC17-like isoform X4 is translated as MESKLYPTQPHVPQHQQYNSPVQQPDYSQFDLVRATQYGAFDRCMELIENEGVDVNTLDKENVSVLHWAAINNRIRIAEYFVSKGAVIDQKGGIINSTPLHWAVRQGHLEMVVFLMKHGADPSSVDIEGCSCLHVAVQYSQMAIVAYLISKGMDVDHLDRNGMSPLMWASYRCFGLELTRMLLTMKATVPLADKCHKNTALHWAVISNNHNVIRTLLKAGASMDVLNAEGQSPLALAKQKKSRWILMQMQLMLVDKGQGKPAFLHTLTNDKVAQRYVQIGMPFFLLFAVGAVLEYSSSWFVMLPLLCAVGITTYYMLLLFSLHYNDNNTTVFGWTLATKAFLYYNIFTVHLYYINTSFILTLFFVNTVGLFYCFYKAWKVDPGLIHITATEQYKTIIELVEKNAFNSNRFCSTCLIKKPIRSKHCSVCDRCVAKFDHHCPWVENCVGDGNHVYFFWYLFFLFGMILWYIYGGTVYYVMACGSYPYGGWNILIRGVTCAPWMSWGYVNALFHLMWVSTLLVCQFYQIFWLGMTTNERLNMSRYHHFTDNYGAMQTPFSRGLLGNIADFMNINLCGLARPLQVDWHRQYDANLNRAQKTI
- the LOC141897208 gene encoding palmitoyltransferase ZDHHC17-like isoform X2; the encoded protein is MVKTQKSKNTGNTMESKLYPTQPHVPQHQQYNSPVQQPDYSQFDLVRATQYGAFDRCMELIENEGVDVNTLDKENVSVLHWAAINNRIRIAEYFVSKGAVIDQKGGIINSTPLHWAVRQGHLEMVVFLMKHGADPSSVDIEGCSCLHVAVQYSQMAIVAYLISKGMDVDHLDRNGMSPLMWASYRCFGLELTRMLLTMKATVPLADKCHKNTALHWAVISNNHNVIRTLLKAGASMDVLNAEGQSPLALAKQKKSRWILMQMQLMLVDKGQGKPAFLHTLTNDKVAQRYVQIGMPFFLLFAVGAVLEYSSSWFVMLPLLCAVGITTYYMLLLFSLHYNDNNTTVFGWTLATKAFLYYNIFTVHLYYINTSFILTLFFVNTVGLFYCFYKAWKVDPGLIHITATEQYKTIIELVEKNAFNSNRFCSTCLIKKPIRSKHCSVCDRCVAKFDHHCPWVENCVGDGNHVYFFWYLFFLFGMILWYIYGGTVYYVMACGSYPYGGWNILIRGVTCAPWMSWGYVNALFHLMWVSTLLVCQFYQIFWLGMTTNERLNMSRYHHFTDNYGAMQTPFSRGLLGNIADFMNINLCGLARPLQVDWHRQYDANLNRAQKTI